A window of the Bufo gargarizans isolate SCDJY-AF-19 chromosome 1, ASM1485885v1, whole genome shotgun sequence genome harbors these coding sequences:
- the LOC122928578 gene encoding olfactory receptor 1440-like, translating into MVRKENRLHSPMYFFLANISVIDIFYTTNIVPQMLATFLIKIYVISYTGCISQFFIHICLGSAECLILAIMAFDRYVAVCNPLHYLSIMNYTVCIYLIAGMWAIAITANLPPLFSVCQLHFCGRNTINHFFCDAPPLLEVSCEGSETVEFVNFVVAASMIMSSFSIIMLSYGLIIRAIIFISKTGRKKKTFSTCVSHLIVVAIFFGSLIIMYVRPNYANTAEYNKIVSVCYTMVTPMMNPVIYTFRNKDIKHSLRSHFICHDV; encoded by the coding sequence ATGGTTCGAAAAGAGAATCGTCTTCATTCGCCTATGTATTTCTTTCTTGCAAATATTTCTGTGATTGATATTTTCTACACAACTAATATTGTCCCTCAGATGCTTGCTACATTTCTCATTAAAATTTATGTTATCTCCTACACTGGATGCATTTCTCAGTTTTTTATTCATATCTGCCTTGGATCAGCAGAATGTCTCATCTTGGCCATCATGGCATTCGACCGCTATGTTGCAGTATGCAATCCATTGCATTACCTTTCCATCATGAATTATACcgtatgtatatatttaattgctGGAATGTGGGCCATAGCAATAACAGCTAACCTGCCTCCACTGTTTTCagtttgtcagttacatttctgTGGTCGCAACACAATCAATCACTTTTTTTGCGATGCCCCACCATTACTGGAAGTTTCCTGTGAAGGGTCCGAAACAGTAGAATTTGTTAACTTTGTTGTTGCTGCCAGTATGATCATGAGCTCTTTTTCTATAATCATGTTGTCCTATGGATTAATTATTAGAGCCATTATTTTCATTTCCAAAACAGGGAGAAAGAAGAAAACATTTTCAACTTGTGTTTCACATCTGATAGTTGTGGCTATTTTCTTTGGAAGTTTAATTATTATGTATGTAAGACCAAATTATGCAAACACAGCAGAATATAACAAAATTGTGTCTGTTTGCTACACTATGGTGACGCCGATGATGAACCCAGTCATATACACATTTAGAAACAAAGATATTAAACACTCACTTAGGAGCCATTTCATTTGTCATGATGTCTAG